A genomic stretch from Musa acuminata AAA Group cultivar baxijiao unplaced genomic scaffold, Cavendish_Baxijiao_AAA HiC_scaffold_1138, whole genome shotgun sequence includes:
- the LOC135671094 gene encoding ABC transporter G family member 39-like: protein MAAVVVAALPCYRSHHPEFSLRSPKPRRSTKACHSKGRTLPLRIAITTTPVYKLPSHGQSLHSSTHLHSSNSLPREEGRRRSSSGFRRRSCQVRYPAARRMDSSYRLGSVRGSTRESFGGSMRGSIRRTVSSWRASSTDIFGRSGREEDDEEALKWAALEKLPTYDRMRKGMMTTGEAGGRQEVDIQDLGIQDRKKLLERLVRTAEEDNERFLLKLRNRMERVGIDNPTIEVRFEHLNVDAEAYVGNRGVPTFVNFFYNKIMGVLSYLHILPSGKQPLSILHDISGIIRPCRMTLLLGPPGSGKTTLLLALAGKLDSTLKVSGRVTYNGHDMDEFVPQRTSAYIGQHDLHIGEMTVRETLAFSARCQGVGTRYDMLTELSRREKEANIKPDPDIDVYMKAISVEGQESVVTDYILKILGLDICADTMVGDAMIRGISGGQKKRITTGEMLVGPAKALFMDEISTGLDSSTTYQIVNSLRQSVHILGGTALIALLQPAPETYELFDDIVLLSDGQIVYQGPRENVLQFFEAMGFKCPERKGAADFLQEVTSRKDQHQYWANKDEPYRYISVNEFAEAFQSFHAGSKLGEELSIPFDRRRNHPAALTTTTYGISKMELLKACISREWLLMKRNSFVYIFKVVQLIILGAIAMTVFLRTKMHRNSVEDGVIFLGAMFLGLVTHLFNGFAELAMSIAKLPIFYKQRDLRFYPSWAYALPTWILKIPISFLECAVWIGMTYYVIGFDPNIERFFRHYLLLVLISQMASGLFRLLAAVGREMVVADTFGSFAQLVLLILGGFLISRENIKKWWIWGYWSSPLMYAQNAIAVNEFLGHSWQKVIPTGSNDTLGVQILKKRGIFVDSNWYWIGVGALLGYIFMFNILFVFFLDWLDPLGKGQAVISEEALREKQANRTGEGVEPSLAGTNSPKHGTTKGREGGRARQNEISTQNKRKGMMLPFAPLSITFDNVRYSVDMPQEMKDKGIEDDRLVLLKGVSGAFRPGVLTALMGVSGAGKTTLMDVLAGRKTGGYIDGNICISGYPKKQETFARISGYCEQNDIHSPHVTVYESLLYSAWLRLPPEVDSETRKMFIEEVMELVELTSLRGALVGLPGVNGLSTEQRKRLTIAVELVANPSIIFMDEPTSGLDARAAAIVMRTVRNTVDTGRTVVCTIHQPSIDIFEAFDELFLMKRGGEEIYVGPLGRNSCHLIKYFEGIEGVRKIRDGYNPATWMLEVTTLAQEEILGVDFAEIYRNSDLCRRNKTLISELSAPPPGSNDLFFPTKYSQSFLTQCMACLWKQHKSYWRNPSYTATRIFFTTVIAFIFGTIFWRLGKKVTTSQDLFNSLGSMYAAVLFIGIQNGQTVQPIVDVERTVFYREKAAGMYSALPYAFSQVLIEIPHIFLQTVIYGLIVYSLIGFDWTVEKFFWYLFFMFFTFMYFTYYGMMAVAMTPNSDIAAIVSTAFYAIWNIFAGFLVPRPKIPVWWRWYSWACPVAWTLYGLVASQFGDYTYKMDNDETVQDFIRRFFGFRHDFLGVVAVAVVGFTVLFAFVFAFSIRVFNFQRR from the exons ATGGCTGCTGTAGTCGTCGCGGCTCTCCCATGCTACCGGTCCCACCACCCGGAGTTCTCCCTACGGAGCCCAAAACCCCGACGGTCAACAAAGGCATGTCACAGCAAAGGCCGAACCCTTCCTCTCAGAATCGCTATAACGACGACACCAGTATATAAACTCCCATCCCACGGCCAAAGTCTTCACTCATCGACCCATCTGCATTCATCAAATTCTCTCCCccgagaagaaggaagaaggagatcgAGCTCCGGCTTCCGAAGGAGGAGCTGCCAGGTGAGGTATCCGGCGGCCAGAAGAATGGATAGTAGCTACAGATTGGGAAGCGTCCGGGGAAGCACCCGCGAAAGCTTCGGAGGGAGCATGCGAGGAAGCATTCGACGGACGGTTTCGTCGTGGCGGGCTTCTTCCACCGACATCTTCGGTAGATCCGGTCGAGAAGAAGACGATGAGGAGGCCTTGAAGTGGGCTGCCCTCGAGAAACTGCCCACCTACGACCGCATGAGGAAAGGGATGATGACGACGGGAGAAGCCGGGGGCAGACAGGAAGTGGACATTCAAGACCTGGGCATTCAGGACAGGAAGAAATTGTTGGAAAGGTTGGTGAGGACCGCCGAGGAGGACAACGAGAGGTTTCTTCTGAAACTAAGGAATCGAATGGAACG GGTCGGAATCGACAACCCAACCATCGAGGTCAGGTTCGAGCACCTGAACGTCGATGCAGAAGCTTATGTCGGGAATCGTGGAGTTCCCACCTTTGTCAATTTCTTCTACAACAAGATCATG GGTGTGCTGAGCTACCTTCACATCCTTCCGAGCGGAAAGCAACCCCTATCCATCCTTCATGACATTAGTGGGATCATTAGACCATGCAG AATGACACTGCTTCTAGGGCCCCCAGGCTCTGGGAAAACCACCTTACTGCTAGCCTTAGCAGGAAAGCTCGACTCAACCCTCAAG GTATCGGGAAGAGTGACTTACAATGGTCATGACATGGATGAGTTCGTCCCTCAGAGGACCTCGGCTTATATCGGGCAGCATGATCTTCACATCGGGGAAATGACAGTGAGAGAGACTTTGGCTTTCTCTGCAAGATGCCAAGGAGTCGGAACACGTTATG ATATGCTGACGGAGCTATCGAGAAGAGAAAAGGAAGCAAATATCAAGCCAGACCCTGACATAGATGTCTACATGAAG GCAATATCCGTAGAAGGCCAGGAAAGTGTGGTTACGGATTACATTCTGAAG ATCTTGGGTCTGGACATATGTGCTGATACAATGGTAGGAGACGCAATGATAAGGGGGATATCTGGTGGACAGAAGAAGCGCATTACGACAG GTGAGATGCTTGTTGGGCCAGCTAAGGCACTTTTCATGGATGAAATCTCTACGGGACTTGACAGCTCCACAACCTACCAGATTGTCAATTCCCTTCGTCAATCAGTCCATATCCTCGGTGGAACTGCACTCATTGCATTGCTTCAGCCAGCTCCAGAGACATATGAGCTGTTCGATGACATTGTTCTACTCTCAGATGGGCAAATTGTCTATCAGGGTCCACGAGAGAATGTTCTACAATTCTTCGAAGCAATGGGTTTCAAGTGTCCTGAAAGGAAAGGTGCTGCGGACTTCTTGCAAGAA GTTACATCAAGGAAGGATCAGCACCAATATTGGGCAAACAAAGATGAGCCATATAGGTATATTTCAGTCAATGAGTTTGCAGAAGCCTTCCAGTCGTTCCATGCTGGCAGTAAACTAGGAGAGGAGCTCAGCATTCCATTTGATAGGAGACGGAATCATCCTGCTGCATTGACCACCACAACATACGGGATTAGCAAGATGGAATTGTTGAAAGCTTGCATTTCAAGGGAGTGGTTGCTGATGAAGCGGAATTCCTTTGTTTACATCTTCAAAGTTGTCCAA CTTATAATTCTTGGGGCCATTGCAATGACGGTCTTCCTTCGCACAAAGATGCATCGGAATTCGGTGGAGGATGGAGTGATCTTCCTAGGTGCCATGTTTCTCGGGCTAGTAACTCATCTGTTCAATGGGTTTGCTGAGCTTGCTATGAGTATCGCGAAGCTTCCCATATTTTACAAACAAAGAGACCTTCGCTTCTATCCATCATGGGCATACGCACTGCCAACATGGATTCTGAAAATTCCCATATCCTTTCTGGAGTGTGCGGTCTGGATAGGCATGACATATTATGTCATTGGTTTCGATCCAAACATTGAAAG GTTTTTTCGGCATTACCTGCTGCTAGTCTTGATCAGTCAGATGGCATCTGGACTCTTCCGGCTCCTTGCTGCTGTTGGGAGGGAGATGGTTGTCGCAGATACTTTTGGTTCCTTTGCACAGCTCGTTCTTTTGATTCTCGGTGGATTCCTAATTTCTCGAG AGAATATCAAGAAATGGTGGATCTGGGGCTACTGGTCATCTCCTCTGATGTATGCTCAAAATGCCATCGCAGTGAATGAATTCCTAGGGCATAGCTGGCAAAAA GTTATTCCAACAGGAAGCAATGATACTCTAGGAGTCCAAATCCTCAAAAAACGTGGAATATTTGTTGACTCAAACTGGTACTGGATTGGTGTGGGTGCATTGCTTGGCTACATCTTCATGTTCAACATCctctttgttttctttcttgacTGGCTTGACC CATTAGGGAAAGGTCAGGCAGTCATCTCTGAAGAGGCACTAAGAGAGAAACAAGCAAACAGGACAGGTGAAGGTGTTGAGCCGTCGCTCGCAGGAACTAACTCTCCGAAGCATGGAACCACCAAAG GAAGAGAGGGTGGAAGGGCCAGACAAAATGAAATTTCCACACAGAACAAAAGGAAGGGAATGATGCTTCCTTTTGCTCCTCTTTCGATCACCTTTGACAATGTCAGATACTCTGTTGACATGCCACAG GAAATGAAAGATAAGGGCATCGAAGATGATCGTTTAGTGCTACTGAAGGGTGTTAGTGGAGCATTTAGGCCAGGAGTTCTTACAGCACTGATGGGTGTAAGCGGAGCAGGAAAAACAACTCTCATGGATGTGCTGGCTGGCAGAAAAACTGGTGGATACATTGATGGAAACATATGCATATCTGGCTACCCCAAGAAACAAGAAACATTTGCTCGAATCTCAGGCTACTGTGAACAGAATGACATTCACTCTCCGCATGTTACAGTCTATGAATCTCTTCTCTACTCTGCCTGGCTTCGGTTGCCTCCTGAAGTAGACTCCGAAACAAGAAAG ATGTTCATCGAGGAGGTCATGGAATTGGTAGAGCTGACTTCACTGAGGGGCGCACTGGTTGGACTGCCTGGAGTTAATGGCCTATCGACTGAACAACGCAAGAGGCTTACAATTGCCGTTGAGCTTGTTGCCAACCCTTCTATCATATTTATGGATGAGCCAACTTCTGGGCTAGATGCAAGGGCAGCAGCCATTGTGATGAGAACAGTGAGGAATACTGTGGATACAGGAAGGACGGTTGTGTGCACCATTCACCAGCCTAGCATTGATATTTTTGAAGCTTTTGATGAG CTCTTCTTgatgaaaagaggaggagaagagatatATGTTGGTCCCTTAGGACGTAACTCATGTCATCTAATCAAGTACTTTGAG GGAATCGAGGGAGTAAGAAAAATAAGAGATGGTTATAATCCTGCAACATGGATGTTGGAGGTCACCACCCTGGCACAGGAGGAAATTTTAGGTGTTGATTTTGCTGAAATATACAGAAACTCTGACTTGTGCAG gagaaacaaaactttgatcagtGAACTTAGTGCACCTCCTCCTGGTTCAAATGACCTATTCTTCCCCACCAAGTACTCGCAATCTTTCCTCACACAGTGCATGGCTTGCTTGTGGAAGCAGCACAAGTCATACTGGCGAAATCCATCTTATACTGCCACGAGAATTTTCTTTACCACCGTCATTGCATTCATATTTGGAACAATCTTTTGGAGACTCGGAAAAAAAGT GACAACAAGCCAGGACCTATTCAACTCCTTGGGCTCCATGTATGCCGCAGTTCTCTTCATTGGAATACAGAATGGCCAAACCGTGCAACCAATTGTTGATGTAGAGCGAACTGTCTTCTACAGAGAAAAGGCTGCCGGAATGTATTCTGCTCTTCCTTATGCATTTTCACAG GTTCTGATTGAGATTCCACACATCTTCCTACAGACTGTAATCTATGGACTCATAGTCTACAGCCTGATTGGTTTCGACTGGACAGTAGAAAAGTTCTTTTGGTATCTTTTCTTCATGTTCTTCACTTTCATGTACTTCACATACTATGGGATGATGGCAGTTGCCATGACACCAAACAGTGACATTGCGGCCATAGTCTCAACAGCATTCTATGCAATCTGGAACATATTTGCTGGTTTTCTAGTTCCTCGACCC AAAATTCCTGTGTGGTGGAGATGGTATTCTTGGGCTTGCCCGGTGGCGTGGACATTGTACGGACTGGTTGC